The sequence below is a genomic window from Fusobacteriaceae bacterium.
GTCGTTTCGTCCGTTCCCGTGGACGAGGCGCAGGGTCTCTTCGGCCCCCGCGAAGTCCTTTCGTTTGACGAGGGCCGCCGCTTTGATCAGAAGCTCCTGTTCCTTCCGGTTTTCGGCGGCGGGTTGTTTTTCCCCCTTTGCCGCCTGTTCCCTGACCTTCGTGTAGCCGGTCATGATGCTGTCGTCATAGCGGCGGAAGGCCGGCGCTTTTACGGCCGGCAGCAGAAAAATCACACATGCTGTCAATACCTGCTTCATTCCACTCACTCCTTACGTTCAGGATAAAAAGCGCTGGGGCGCGTGCAACAGCGCCTGTACCGCTTCGATTTTTTCTTTGACCTCGCCGGCGTTCGTATCGAGATAGAGCGCCGTCTCTTTGAGGTATTGCCGGGCCTCGGTTTCCATGCCGCCTTCGGCGTAGAGCTTCGCCAGTTGCAACTGGGTCCAGCCCTGGTACTCGCCGGTTTCGATGACGTCCAGATAGCAACGGATGGCCTGTTCCCGCTCCCGGACCTTTTCGTAGGCCGCCGCGAGGTTATAGAGGATCCAGGGGTCCACGGGGTCCAATTCCCGCGCCTTGCGATAATAATCCACGGACTTTTCGTACTGTCCGGTCTTGCCGTAGCTCCACGCGAACTGCGAATAGAGCCAGGCGTCCTGACGGCCCATTTCCTCCACCTTCCGGAAGTATTCGAGGGCCTGCTCGTGGGCCTCCAGACCGCCCAAATTCCAGCCGATCTCCGAATAGAGCCAGATGTCGTCGCGGCCCGCTTTTTCCGCCTGATTGAGGTATTCGAGGGCCTCTTTGTAACGCTCAAGATTCCCCAAAATCTGTCCGATCTGGGACAGCAGCCAAGGATCGTCGCCGGCGGTCTTGTCCTTGGCCTTGAACGAGTATTCCAGCGCCTTTTCGTAGTCGCCCTTGAGGTTCCAGGCCCGGCCCAACTGCGTATAAAGCCAGTCGTCAGGCTCTTCCATTTCCTCGGCCGTCTGAAAATACGTGAGGGACCGGTTGGCGTCGCGGGTCTGCAAGTAGGCCCAGCCCAGTTCCCGGTAGACCCAGATGTCCTTCCGGCCCATTTCGACGACTTTGATCAAGTATTCGAGCTCCTCTTCATAATGGCCGGAGGCCCCGAGGTTCCACGCGAGTTCCGAAAAGAGCCAGACGTCTTCACGGCCCAGTTCCTTTGCCCGGAAAAGATAGGGAAGCGCCGTCTCCCGGTCGTTTTTCCGACTGTACATATAGCCCAGGCGGCTGTTGATCCAGATGTCGTCCCGGCCCATTTCCTTCGATTGGAGAAAATATCCGACGGCCTTGTCGGGGTCGTCCAGATGGTTCCAGACCTCGCCCATTTCCGAATAAAGCCAGTTGTCGTCGGGATCGAGGGCCAGCGCCTTTTCGAGGTAACTCAATTCCTCCTCATAACGCTCCATTTGCCCGAGGGTCCAGCCGATCTGTCCGTAGACCCAGGCGTCGGCCTGCCCCATTTCCACGATTTTCTGAAATTCCGCCAGGGATTCTTCATAACGTTTGAGATTGCCGAGATTCCAGCCCAACTGCCCGTAGAGCCAGGGATCCACGTCGAGGCCTGCCCGCTGCTCGGACGAAACGGCCTTCCGGAGCCAGTTGACCGCCTCTTCCTCGCGGTTCTGCGTCCCCAGCACCCAGCCCAGCTGCCCGTAAACCCAGGAGTCGCTGCGGCCCAATTCTATAGCCTTGATCAGATATTCCCCGGCCAGGTCCAGCTGTTTCAGCTTGATGTAGTTGAAGGCCAGCTGACTCGCCAGTCCCGCGGTCTCTTCGGATTCCGCCAGCACCTTGACAAGGCCCTCCACGGCCTTTTCGTGCTCGCCCAATTTTTCCCAGAGATTGCAGATCTCCCTCAAAATGGCGGGATCCTTTTCGGGATCAAGCTCGTAGGCCCTTTGCAGCGTCTCCAGAGATTCGGCGTTGCGGCCGACTTTTTCGTAATTCCAGCCGAGCTCAAAGAGCGTCCAGACGTCGTCGGGATCCAATTGCCGCGATTTTTCAAAGTAGACGATGGCGTTTTCGTAGTCCTCGAGGCCGCTGTAGGAGTAGCCGACCCGGTAATACCAGTATTTGTCGAGATCCTTGTAGGGCTCGATCTCAAGGAGCTTTTCGAGGGCCTCGGCGTACCAGCCGAGATTGTTCAGGGCCCGCGCCAATTTCCCCGTGACGCGCCAATCGGTCTGGTCGGCCGTCTCGAGGGCTTCTATTTCATCGATGACCTCCTGATGCCTGTCGGCGTCGTGAAGATCGTCCAATTTTTTCAAAAATTCCGTTTTCATGTTTTCCGTCATCATGATGTTCCGTCCCGTTTCCTGACCAGTCCCACGCCGTCTCCGAAAGGCAGCAGCGCGAAATCGTCTTCGCCTTCGTAAAGGGCGTCGATAAAGGCCCCCATGCGCCTGGCGATGGTCTTGTAGCGCCCCGGAAACACGCCGCAGACGTATCCCCGGAACAAAATATTGTCGATGAACACAAGGCCCCCGGCCCGCAATTTGCCATAGGCCGCCGCGTAAAAATCCGGATAGCGGCCCTTGGCCGCGTCAATAAAAATCAAATCAAAGGTTTCCGTCAAAGCGGGGATCCATTCAAGGGCGTCCCCATGCAAGAGCCGCACGTTGTCGAGACCGCAGGCCGCGAAGTTTGTCGCCGCCTCCCGGGCCCTGCCCCCGTCCTTTTCGATGGTCACGAGTTCTCCGCCCCGACGGCGGATGGCGTCGGCAAGGACAATGCCCGAATAGCCCGTGGCCGTCCCGATCTCCAGGACATGCCGTATTTGCGGGTTTTCCGCGATAAAGCGCAGATATTCCCGTACTTCCGGCGACACGATGGGAATCCCGCGTTCCCGGGCCTCGCCCTCAAGGCGCTTCAACATCGCGGCAAATGCGTATTTGTCCGCCCGCTTGCGGATCCGTCCGGCCAGATAGTCATGGACAATTGCCGGTAATTGCGGCTTTTCTTCGATGCCCGTCCGGTCCTCTCGGGTCTTTTCGTCTCCGGTTTCCATGGTTTTCAGGATTTCCGTCTCTTTCATTTCCGGGCCTCAGCGCTTGCGCAATTTGATCAGATAAAAGCCGTCCAGCGTATCTTCCCGCCAGTCGATGAGCCAGCCGCCGATTTCATCATACCCGCCGCCCACATTTGCCGGGATGTCCAGAGGCGCCACCGCAAAGTCCCGATGGCTTTGGAGAAAGGCCGCCGCCCTGTCGGTATTTTCCTCTCGCAGGATCGTGCAGGTGCTGTAGAGCAGCGTTCCCCCGGGCAGCAACA
It includes:
- a CDS encoding O-methyltransferase, which codes for MKETEILKTMETGDEKTREDRTGIEEKPQLPAIVHDYLAGRIRKRADKYAFAAMLKRLEGEARERGIPIVSPEVREYLRFIAENPQIRHVLEIGTATGYSGIVLADAIRRRGGELVTIEKDGGRAREAATNFAACGLDNVRLLHGDALEWIPALTETFDLIFIDAAKGRYPDFYAAAYGKLRAGGLVFIDNILFRGYVCGVFPGRYKTIARRMGAFIDALYEGEDDFALLPFGDGVGLVRKRDGTS
- a CDS encoding tetratricopeptide repeat protein, which encodes MKKLDDLHDADRHQEVIDEIEALETADQTDWRVTGKLARALNNLGWYAEALEKLLEIEPYKDLDKYWYYRVGYSYSGLEDYENAIVYFEKSRQLDPDDVWTLFELGWNYEKVGRNAESLETLQRAYELDPEKDPAILREICNLWEKLGEHEKAVEGLVKVLAESEETAGLASQLAFNYIKLKQLDLAGEYLIKAIELGRSDSWVYGQLGWVLGTQNREEEAVNWLRKAVSSEQRAGLDVDPWLYGQLGWNLGNLKRYEESLAEFQKIVEMGQADAWVYGQIGWTLGQMERYEEELSYLEKALALDPDDNWLYSEMGEVWNHLDDPDKAVGYFLQSKEMGRDDIWINSRLGYMYSRKNDRETALPYLFRAKELGREDVWLFSELAWNLGASGHYEEELEYLIKVVEMGRKDIWVYRELGWAYLQTRDANRSLTYFQTAEEMEEPDDWLYTQLGRAWNLKGDYEKALEYSFKAKDKTAGDDPWLLSQIGQILGNLERYKEALEYLNQAEKAGRDDIWLYSEIGWNLGGLEAHEQALEYFRKVEEMGRQDAWLYSQFAWSYGKTGQYEKSVDYYRKARELDPVDPWILYNLAAAYEKVREREQAIRCYLDVIETGEYQGWTQLQLAKLYAEGGMETEARQYLKETALYLDTNAGEVKEKIEAVQALLHAPQRFLS